One Bufo gargarizans isolate SCDJY-AF-19 chromosome 4, ASM1485885v1, whole genome shotgun sequence DNA window includes the following coding sequences:
- the LOC122934799 gene encoding gastrula zinc finger protein XlCGF26.1-like, with the protein MEEWEYLEEHKDLYKDVMMENHQSLTSPDGSSQRNPPERCPSPQYSQDCPEEKPNIPLDHQEISGGTSGLEKPISVKDEDEMRDSDGHLLCREVEDNNATQANSITTNVPLDSHSGDLSTNPTIYKKPFSCPECGKCFSKKSGVVEHLRTHTGEKPFLCSECGKSFSQKSNLVEHLRTHTGEKPFLCPECGKCFSQKINLVEHLRIHTGEKPFLCSECGTSFGKQSTLVIHKRIHRGEKPYSCPDCGKCFGQKSQFVRHLRTHTGEKPFSCSECGKCFDQKSVLLTHQRTHAEKKPFSCSACGKCFGQKSILVEHQRTHTGEKPFTCPECGNCFSQKRNLVKHRRIHTGERPFACSDCGKCFRLKSVLVEHQKTHSGETPFSCPECGKWFSHKSSLMEHRRIHTGEKPFSCSDCGKCFGRKYVLVEHKRIHTGEKPFSCPECGKCFAQKSGLNTHKRTHRGEKQILCPNVGNGLVINQVLWNI; encoded by the exons atggaggagtgggagtatttagaagaacacaaggatctgtacaaggacgtcatgatggagaaTCACCAGTCCCTCACATCACCGG ATGGATCCAGtcagagaaatccaccagagagatgtcccagtcctcagtattcccaggactgtccagaggagaaaccAAATATCCCACTGGATCATCAG GAAATTTCTGGTGGAACAAGTGGACTTGAAAAACCCATATCCGTAAAAG aTGAGGACGAAATGAGAGACTCCGATGGACATCTTTTATGCAGAGAAGTAGAAGATAACAATGCCACACAAGCTAATTCAATAACTACTAATGTACCCTTAGACTCTCACAGCGGAGATCTATCCACCAATCCCACTATTTacaagaaaccattttcatgtccggaatgtgggaaatgtttttcaaagaaatcaggtgttgtggaacatctaagaactcacacaggagagaagccttttttatgttcagaatgtggaaaaagttttagtcagaaatcaaatcttgtggaacatctaagaactcacacaggggagaagccatttttatgtcctgaatgtgggaaatgttttagtcagaaaataaatcttgtggaacatttaagaattcacacaggtgagaagccatttttatgttcagaatgcggGACAAGTTTTGGAAAACAATCTACTCTTGTTATACATAAGAGAATCCAtagaggagagaagccatattcgtgtcctgattgtgggaaatgttttggtcAGAAATCACAATTTGTGAGACAtctaagaactcacacaggagagaagccattttcatgttctgaatgtgggaaatgttttgatCAGAAATCAGTTCTTCTAACTCATCAGAGAACTCATGCTGagaagaagccattttcatgttctgcatgtgggaaatgttttggccagaaatcaattcttgttgaacatcagagaactcacacaggagagaagccatttacatgtcctgaatgtggaaactGTTTTAGTCAGAAAAGAAATCTTGTGAAACATCGAAGAATCCACACAGGAGAGAGGCCATTTGCATGTTCagattgtgggaaatgttttagactCAAATCAGTTCTTGTTGAACATCAGAAAACTCACTCAGGGGAGacgccattttcatgtcctgaatgtggtaaATGGTTTAGTCATAAATCAAGTCTTATGGAACAtcgaagaattcacacaggggagaagccgttttcatgttcagatTGCGGAAAGTGTTTTGGTCGGAAATACGTTCTTGTTgaacataagagaattcacacaggggagaagccattttcatgtcctgaatgtgggaaatgttttgcccaGAAATCTGGTCTTAATACGCATAAGAGAACTCACAGAggagaaaaacaaattttatgtcCTAATGTGGGAAATGGTTTAGTTATAAATCAAGTCTTATGGAACATCTAA